In Staphylococcus saccharolyticus, one genomic interval encodes:
- a CDS encoding Ig-like domain-containing protein, producing MPNELKASTFTRTLLNSPSNDNANQSETKEVQATPRTISRFAHPVNTSATNSAETEQQGAHVNNQVNIDNFNVTNKTFDPNQSGYSNLNADFTVNGKVKEGDYFTVQYPEHVTVNGDVNYEKLGNLMKLKPLTNADGDVVATGVYDVNSKIVKYTFTNYVNDRNNIKGNFRLPIFTDRKTTPNSGNYYSSFNVAGKDYSETLNINYDSPVQGISDDNGPNISSFITDVDLHSGSNDLKQRVYVNPMQHDLYNSIV from the coding sequence ATGCCAAATGAATTAAAAGCAAGCACATTTACAAGAACACTTTTAAATTCACCATCGAATGATAATGCAAATCAAAGTGAAACTAAAGAAGTACAAGCCACACCTAGAACAATTTCTAGATTTGCGCATCCAGTGAATACTTCAGCAACTAATAGTGCTGAGACTGAACAACAAGGAGCTCATGTTAACAATCAAGTTAATATTGATAATTTTAATGTAACAAACAAAACATTTGATCCTAACCAAAGTGGTTATTCAAATCTAAATGCAGATTTTACTGTGAATGGTAAAGTTAAAGAAGGAGACTATTTTACCGTACAATATCCAGAACATGTAACGGTCAATGGTGATGTAAACTATGAAAAGTTAGGTAATTTAATGAAATTAAAGCCATTAACTAACGCAGACGGGGACGTAGTAGCTACCGGTGTATATGATGTTAATAGTAAAATAGTGAAATACACCTTTACTAATTATGTGAATGATAGAAATAATATTAAAGGTAATTTTAGGCTACCAATTTTTACCGATAGAAAGACTACACCTAATAGTGGTAATTATTATAGTTCCTTTAATGTAGCTGGAAAAGACTATTCAGAGACATTAAATATTAATTATGATTCTCCTGTACAAGGTATTTCTGATGACAATGGTCCTAATATAAGTTCATTTATTACTGATGTTGATCTTCATTCAGGTAGTAATGATTTAAAACAGAGGGTATATGTTAATCCTATGCAACATGATTTATATAATTCAATAGTTTAA
- a CDS encoding fibrinogen-binding adhesin SdrG C-terminal domain-containing protein, with translation MTYNDNHSVNIQFGDIDNAYIIQVEGK, from the coding sequence ATTACTTATAATGATAATCATTCAGTAAATATTCAGTTTGGCGATATCGATAATGCATATATCATTCAAGTTGAAGGTAAGTAA
- a CDS encoding alpha/beta hydrolase, with translation MALMTLNYSSPTIGMHQNLTVILPEDATYFDSSKPSKQLKSLLLLHGLSSDETTYVRYTSIERYANEHQLAIIMPNVNHSGYSNMAYGHSYYDYILEIYEYVHQIFPLSKNREDNFIAGHSMGGYGTIKFALTQSDKFAKAAPLSAVFQAQHFIDLDWIDFSAQSITGENTNINGTELDTYHLLNKAVENQVEIPKLLIMCGKEDFLYEDNIEFIRNLDEKKIPYTFEDSSGEHNYAYWDKAIKRAIEWFVE, from the coding sequence ATGGCTTTAATGACATTAAATTATAGTTCACCAACGATAGGTATGCATCAAAATTTAACGGTCATCTTACCAGAAGATGCTACGTATTTTGATAGTTCAAAACCTTCTAAACAACTTAAATCGCTCTTACTATTGCATGGTTTATCTAGTGATGAAACAACGTACGTAAGATATACCAGTATTGAACGTTATGCGAATGAGCATCAACTCGCTATTATCATGCCTAATGTTAATCATAGCGGTTATTCCAATATGGCGTATGGTCATAGTTACTATGATTATATTCTTGAAATTTATGAATATGTGCATCAAATTTTTCCACTATCAAAAAATAGAGAAGACAATTTTATTGCTGGTCACTCAATGGGAGGCTATGGCACTATTAAATTTGCGCTTACTCAAAGTGATAAATTTGCTAAAGCTGCGCCACTTTCTGCTGTATTCCAGGCCCAACATTTTATAGATTTAGACTGGATTGATTTTTCAGCCCAATCTATTACAGGCGAAAACACTAATATTAATGGAACAGAACTAGATACATATCATCTGCTTAATAAAGCGGTTGAAAATCAAGTAGAAATTCCTAAATTACTTATAATGTGTGGTAAAGAAGACTTCCTTTACGAAGATAATATAGAATTCATTCGTAATTTAGATGAAAAGAAAATACCGTATACATTTGAAGATAGCTCAGGCGAGCACAACTATGCCTATTGGGATAAG
- a CDS encoding Crp/Fnr family transcriptional regulator gives MAGNQIFCRENELDESFKQLASFIHIPVGVLLPFKSQCFVRHYSKGQIVYYSSDETTHVYLLLNGNIMRENFNLNGDVYRYLNREKVLFPLNNLFQDKVPNEMCTALTDCKVIGIPRDLIEYLCKNHEDIFVRLFELLSETQCQHIEYNMALTSKLAKERVTKILRYLCHTVGYDNEEFYEIKQFMTIQLLSDMAGISRETTSHIVNELREEKILFKSNKNWLISKEL, from the coding sequence ATGGCTGGAAATCAAATCTTTTGTAGAGAAAATGAACTTGATGAAAGTTTTAAACAATTAGCATCGTTCATTCATATTCCTGTAGGTGTCTTACTTCCATTTAAAAGTCAGTGTTTCGTAAGACATTATAGCAAAGGACAAATTGTATACTATTCATCAGATGAAACAACACATGTTTACTTATTACTCAATGGAAATATTATGAGAGAAAATTTTAATTTGAATGGCGATGTTTATCGTTATTTAAATAGAGAGAAAGTACTGTTTCCTTTGAATAATTTGTTTCAAGATAAAGTGCCAAATGAAATGTGTACCGCTTTGACAGATTGTAAAGTTATTGGTATTCCTCGTGATTTAATTGAATATTTATGTAAAAATCATGAAGATATTTTCGTAAGATTGTTCGAATTACTAAGTGAAACCCAGTGCCAACATATTGAATATAATATGGCATTAACAAGCAAACTTGCGAAAGAACGCGTGACTAAGATATTACGTTATCTATGTCATACAGTAGGGTACGACAATGAGGAATTCTATGAAATTAAACAGTTTATGACAATACAATTACTCAGCGATATGGCTGGAATTTCTAGAGAGACAACAAGTCATATCGTTAATGAACTTCGTGAAGAGAAAATCTTATTTAAAAGTAATAAAAATTGGTTGATTAGCAAAGAGTTATAA
- the arcD gene encoding arginine-ornithine antiporter, protein MSESGDKKLSRSSLIGIVIGSMIGGGAFNIMSDMGGHAGGLAVIIGWIITAIGMISIAFVFQNLTNERPDLDGGIYSYAQAGFGDFIGFASAWGYWFSAFLGNVAYATLLMSAIGNFFPIFKGGNTIPSIIVASILLWGVHFLILKGVETAAFINSIVTVAKLIPILLVIICMLVAFNFETFKTGFFGMDAHGALPFNFGDTMSQVKSTMLVTVWVFIGIEGAVVFSSRAKHKKDVGSATVIGLISVLLIYFLLTVLAQGIIIQNHISKLGAPSMAHVLAYIVGDWGSTLVNIGLIISVLGAWLGWTLLAGELPFIVAKDGLFPKWFAKENNNGAPVNSLLITNILVQIFLISMVFTQSAYQFAFSLAASAILYPYMFSAFYQVKYTIEHKQAATPKQWIIGILASVYAIWLVYASGIDYLLLTMLLYIPGLIVYANVQKNNKTRLTRVDYIFFIIIVILAVIGLIRLCSGAINVF, encoded by the coding sequence ATGAGTGAATCAGGAGATAAAAAGTTAAGTCGATCATCGTTAATAGGTATAGTTATTGGTTCAATGATTGGTGGCGGTGCATTCAATATTATGTCAGATATGGGGGGGCATGCAGGTGGTCTCGCAGTTATTATTGGATGGATAATCACAGCTATAGGTATGATTTCAATAGCATTTGTATTTCAAAATTTAACCAATGAGCGACCAGATTTAGATGGTGGTATTTATAGTTATGCACAAGCAGGTTTTGGTGATTTCATAGGTTTTGCAAGTGCTTGGGGATATTGGTTTTCAGCATTTTTAGGTAATGTCGCTTATGCAACGCTACTCATGTCAGCAATAGGGAATTTCTTCCCTATATTTAAAGGTGGTAATACTATACCTAGTATTATAGTAGCCTCCATTTTATTATGGGGAGTCCACTTTCTTATACTTAAAGGTGTTGAAACCGCAGCCTTTATTAATAGTATTGTGACTGTTGCTAAATTAATTCCAATATTATTAGTAATTATATGTATGTTAGTTGCTTTTAATTTTGAGACTTTTAAAACTGGATTCTTTGGTATGGATGCCCATGGAGCATTACCATTTAATTTCGGAGATACTATGTCTCAAGTTAAGAGTACAATGCTTGTAACAGTATGGGTATTCATAGGAATAGAAGGTGCCGTTGTCTTTTCAAGTCGAGCTAAACATAAAAAAGACGTTGGTAGTGCGACAGTGATAGGTTTAATTTCAGTGCTATTAATTTATTTTTTATTAACTGTACTAGCACAAGGTATTATTATACAAAACCATATTTCAAAACTCGGTGCTCCATCCATGGCACATGTGTTAGCCTATATCGTTGGTGATTGGGGTTCTACATTAGTCAATATTGGACTCATTATATCTGTATTAGGTGCTTGGTTAGGATGGACGTTACTAGCTGGTGAATTACCATTTATCGTTGCTAAAGATGGACTATTTCCTAAATGGTTTGCTAAAGAAAATAACAATGGTGCACCTGTTAATTCATTATTAATTACTAACATATTAGTACAAATTTTCTTAATTAGTATGGTATTCACTCAAAGTGCATATCAATTTGCATTCTCTCTAGCAGCAAGCGCTATACTTTATCCATACATGTTTAGTGCCTTTTACCAAGTAAAATATACAATTGAGCACAAACAAGCAGCTACACCTAAACAATGGATAATTGGTATTCTCGCCTCTGTTTACGCAATATGGCTCGTTTATGCGTCGGGAATAGATTATTTATTACTTACAATGTTACTTTATATTCCAGGACTTATTGTTTATGCAAATGTTCAGAAAAACAATAAAACACGTCTGACTCGTGTCGATTACATCTTCTTTATCATCATTGTTATCTTAGCAGTGATTGGTCTAATAAGATTATGCAGTGGAGCCATTAACGTGTTCTAA